In one Mucilaginibacter ginsenosidivorax genomic region, the following are encoded:
- a CDS encoding phage holin family protein — translation MEAEKETPPPLPPIIDQLREYAETRFKLLKYEAIENGTSILASVITDVVVVIGMVLFFIFASLTLAFYLADILHSNWMGFGCVALIYLIIAIIIKLNKSRIEKPLANIFIQKIFKR, via the coding sequence ATGGAAGCCGAAAAAGAAACTCCTCCACCATTGCCACCAATTATTGATCAGTTAAGGGAATACGCCGAAACGCGGTTTAAGCTTTTAAAATATGAGGCTATTGAAAATGGCACTTCAATTTTAGCAAGCGTTATTACAGATGTTGTTGTGGTAATTGGGATGGTGCTGTTCTTCATATTTGCCAGCCTAACCTTGGCGTTTTACCTGGCCGATATACTGCATTCCAACTGGATGGGCTTTGGATGCGTAGCGCTTATTTATCTGATTATCGCTATCATTATTAAGTTGAATAAGAGCCGGATAGAAAAACCGCTGGCCAATATTTTTATTCAAAAAATATTTAAAAGGTAA
- a CDS encoding YtxH domain-containing protein — MNDNTKVVVALLAGLAAGAALGILFAPDKGGETRDKLTESLKNLGDSIKETAAAEIDNLVGLKDKVVENIKSKIRGAEEEYQDDLEHA, encoded by the coding sequence ATGAATGATAACACAAAAGTAGTTGTTGCATTGCTTGCGGGCTTGGCAGCAGGGGCGGCTTTAGGCATTTTATTTGCACCCGATAAAGGTGGAGAAACTCGCGACAAGCTTACTGAATCATTAAAAAATCTTGGCGACTCCATTAAGGAAACTGCCGCTGCTGAGATTGATAACCTTGTTGGCTTAAAAGATAAAGTGGTTGAGAATATTAAATCAAAAATCCGTGGTGCTGAAGAAGAGTACCAGGACGATTTGGAGCACGCATAA
- a CDS encoding AI-2E family transporter gives MSIFNYKQRNNIILASIIVLGCFLLYAISGLFSSILGAIVLYVIFRPLYVNLAEKREWPKSLAALIIIFTSLIIIVIPFLILSIMVVGKIKSINIKDLPIDQWTTKIDAFAAANLNQPHFAEDTLQKLGSFGTSLFPSILSSAASIILTLLVLYFILYFMLTQMREFEAGLLKYAPFREQHALKFAAALRDSTYSNVLGQGIIAVTQGALLANGFLIFGIPDPVFWGVIAIFISFLPVVGAPTLCIPASILLFAQGHNWQGVALLAYGLLFIGNVDNFLRMIINKRVANTHPIISIIGVFIGLPLFGILGLVFGPVLLSYFLLLLEIYETNRMAADRLERINTATEN, from the coding sequence ATGTCAATTTTTAACTACAAACAACGCAACAATATTATCCTGGCCAGTATTATAGTGCTGGGGTGTTTTTTGTTGTATGCGATTAGTGGCTTATTCAGTAGTATTCTTGGCGCTATTGTATTGTATGTTATTTTCAGGCCACTGTATGTTAACCTCGCCGAGAAGCGCGAATGGCCAAAGTCGTTGGCGGCACTTATCATTATTTTTACATCGTTAATCATCATTGTAATACCTTTTCTCATCCTGAGCATTATGGTGGTGGGGAAAATAAAAAGCATCAATATTAAAGACCTGCCCATTGATCAATGGACTACAAAAATTGATGCTTTTGCTGCTGCTAACCTTAATCAGCCCCATTTTGCTGAAGATACACTTCAAAAGTTGGGCTCTTTCGGCACCAGCCTGTTCCCATCTATATTAAGCAGCGCGGCAAGCATTATACTCACCTTGCTGGTTTTGTATTTTATTTTGTATTTTATGCTTACGCAAATGCGCGAGTTTGAAGCGGGTTTGTTAAAATACGCTCCGTTCAGAGAACAGCATGCATTAAAATTTGCAGCTGCCCTACGCGATTCTACCTATTCAAACGTTTTAGGACAAGGAATCATAGCTGTTACCCAGGGTGCACTGCTGGCCAACGGGTTTTTAATATTCGGCATACCCGACCCGGTTTTTTGGGGGGTTATAGCCATATTTATTTCGTTTTTGCCGGTGGTAGGGGCTCCTACACTATGTATACCTGCAAGTATTTTGTTATTTGCGCAGGGCCATAACTGGCAAGGTGTTGCATTACTGGCGTATGGCTTATTATTTATAGGTAACGTTGACAATTTTTTAAGGATGATTATCAATAAGCGGGTGGCCAACACGCACCCAATTATTTCTATCATCGGCGTGTTTATAGGGTTGCCGCTTTTTGGAATTTTAGGACTGGTTTTTGGCCCGGTTTTACTATCTTACTTTTTGTTACTGCTGGAAATATATGAAACCAACCGTATGGCTGCCGATAGGCTTGAACGGATTAATACAGCAACAGAAAACTGA
- a CDS encoding sigma-54-dependent transcriptional regulator: MKKILIIDDEVNVALLLSKFLIRNGFDVSTASSGTGGMEALKVGDYNLVLCDFRLEDTDGREMLRNIKTHYPKTGVIIITGYSDIKMAVELIKMGAYDYITKPLYPDEILNTINKAFETHYALVEESETAATVVADKSKSKETKKQVFAGEFVAGTSKASKELLRQIELVAPTNYSVIILGESGTGKESVAKSIHLNSPRHNQPFIAMDCGSLTKELAASEFFGHEKGSFTGALYTKIGHFEMANGGTLFLDEVGNLSYEIQAALLRTVQERKVKRIGSTKEIDLDVRIIIATNESLQEGISKGKFREDLYHRFNEFTIYMPPLRERGGDIMLLAEHFLRIANNELGRSVEVFAPEVIDCFMNYRWPGNIRELKNVIRRAALLAEDNEITMKALPLEISNFKTPSFEQSTYSASSSFEAPDVKENRHDLKNAALEAEYETIIRVLREVNFNKTRAAEILKIDRKTLYNKMKAINLK, translated from the coding sequence ATGAAAAAAATCCTCATCATTGATGATGAAGTTAATGTAGCCTTACTGCTATCTAAATTTTTAATTCGCAACGGCTTTGATGTAAGCACCGCATCAAGCGGTACCGGCGGGATGGAAGCCCTTAAAGTTGGCGATTATAACCTGGTACTGTGCGATTTCAGGCTGGAGGATACCGATGGCCGTGAAATGCTTCGGAATATTAAGACGCATTATCCCAAAACCGGGGTAATTATTATAACCGGCTACTCGGATATAAAAATGGCTGTTGAGCTTATTAAAATGGGCGCATATGATTACATTACCAAGCCATTGTATCCTGACGAAATTTTAAATACAATCAATAAAGCGTTTGAAACCCATTACGCGTTGGTTGAAGAATCTGAAACTGCCGCAACGGTAGTTGCCGATAAGTCGAAAAGTAAAGAAACCAAAAAGCAGGTATTTGCAGGCGAATTTGTGGCCGGCACCAGCAAGGCATCTAAGGAGTTGCTGAGGCAGATTGAACTTGTTGCCCCAACAAATTACAGTGTAATTATTTTAGGCGAGAGCGGTACCGGTAAAGAGTCGGTTGCCAAAAGCATCCATCTGAATAGTCCGCGCCATAACCAACCCTTTATTGCCATGGACTGCGGTTCGTTAACCAAAGAATTGGCAGCCAGTGAGTTTTTTGGGCACGAGAAAGGCTCCTTTACAGGTGCTTTATATACCAAGATAGGCCACTTTGAAATGGCCAATGGTGGTACATTGTTTTTGGATGAGGTAGGTAATCTATCATACGAGATACAAGCCGCCCTGCTGCGTACTGTGCAGGAGCGCAAGGTTAAAAGGATTGGTAGTACCAAGGAAATTGATCTTGATGTGCGTATTATTATAGCCACCAACGAGAGCCTGCAGGAGGGTATCAGCAAAGGCAAATTCAGGGAAGACCTGTACCACCGCTTTAACGAGTTTACCATTTATATGCCGCCACTGCGCGAGCGGGGCGGTGATATTATGTTGCTGGCCGAGCACTTTTTAAGAATAGCCAACAACGAACTGGGCCGTAGCGTAGAGGTATTTGCGCCCGAAGTTATTGATTGTTTTATGAACTATCGCTGGCCGGGCAATATCCGCGAGCTTAAAAACGTAATCAGGCGGGCAGCGCTGCTGGCCGAGGATAACGAGATTACCATGAAAGCTTTGCCGCTGGAAATATCAAACTTTAAAACACCTTCATTTGAGCAATCTACTTATTCGGCATCGTCATCTTTTGAGGCTCCCGATGTTAAGGAAAACCGGCACGATTTAAAAAATGCAGCGCTTGAAGCCGAGTATGAAACAATTATCCGTGTTTTGAGGGAAGTGAATTTTAACAAAACCAGGGCGGCCGAAATTTTGAAGATTGACAGGAAAACTTTGTATAATAAAATGAAAGCCATCAACCTGAAGTAA
- a CDS encoding enoyl-CoA hydratase/isomerase family protein: protein MEFENILTETRDSIQYITINRESKLNALNRATLAELHTAFVNAFNNPAVSGIIITGAGAKAFVAGADISEFVNLDAESGAALARNNQIDVFDLIANGNKPVIAAINGFALGGGLELALACHIRIAAETAKMGLPEVTLGLIPGYGGTQRLTQLIGKGKALEMILTADMITATDALQYGLVTHVVSQEALLAKAEELMLKIISRAPLALSAAIRSVNAGLIDGVNGYETEIDEFGKCFGTEDFKEGVAAFLQKRKAEFKGR, encoded by the coding sequence ATGGAATTTGAAAACATATTGACAGAAACGAGAGATAGCATCCAGTATATTACTATCAATCGCGAAAGTAAGCTTAATGCCCTTAACAGGGCCACCCTAGCCGAATTACATACTGCCTTTGTTAATGCTTTTAACAACCCGGCAGTAAGCGGCATTATCATAACCGGGGCTGGTGCCAAGGCCTTTGTTGCCGGCGCCGATATCAGCGAGTTTGTTAACCTTGATGCCGAAAGCGGTGCAGCCCTGGCCCGCAATAATCAAATTGATGTTTTTGACCTGATTGCCAACGGCAATAAGCCTGTTATAGCTGCAATAAATGGTTTCGCTTTAGGTGGCGGATTGGAATTAGCCTTAGCTTGCCACATTCGGATAGCTGCCGAAACTGCCAAAATGGGCTTACCCGAAGTAACACTTGGCCTGATACCCGGCTACGGCGGTACCCAACGCCTTACCCAGTTAATAGGTAAAGGCAAGGCGTTGGAGATGATATTAACCGCCGATATGATTACCGCCACTGATGCATTGCAATATGGCCTGGTAACTCACGTAGTTAGCCAGGAAGCGTTATTAGCAAAAGCCGAAGAGTTGATGTTGAAAATTATATCAAGGGCGCCGCTGGCCCTTTCCGCTGCCATTCGCTCTGTTAACGCCGGCTTAATAGATGGGGTAAACGGCTATGAAACGGAAATAGATGAATTTGGCAAATGTTTTGGCACCGAAGATTTTAAAGAAGGAGTAGCCGCTTTTTTACAGAAACGTAAAGCGGAGTTTAAAGGGAGATAA
- a CDS encoding cobalamin B12-binding domain-containing protein, with translation MSNNFNRPIRVLVAKVGLDGHDRGARIIATSLRDAGMEVIYTGLRQTPEMVVNTALQEDVDAIGISILSGAHMTVFPRILKLIKEKQMDDVLVTGGGIIPNDDMIALKEQGVGELFPPGTNTQDIVKYITDWVHQHRNF, from the coding sequence ATGAGTAATAACTTTAACCGCCCCATTCGCGTTCTTGTTGCCAAGGTAGGGCTCGATGGTCATGACCGTGGTGCACGTATTATAGCTACCTCGCTGCGGGATGCGGGGATGGAAGTAATTTATACAGGCCTTCGACAAACGCCCGAAATGGTAGTTAATACGGCATTACAGGAGGATGTGGACGCCATTGGTATTTCTATACTATCCGGAGCACACATGACAGTTTTTCCCAGGATATTAAAATTGATAAAAGAAAAACAAATGGATGATGTGCTTGTCACGGGCGGCGGCATTATCCCAAATGATGATATGATTGCCCTGAAAGAGCAGGGGGTAGGTGAACTTTTCCCTCCCGGTACTAATACACAGGATATTGTGAAATACATTACCGATTGGGTGCACCAGCACCGCAATTTTTAA
- a CDS encoding Gfo/Idh/MocA family oxidoreductase yields the protein MSTKPIVTGLMAYGMSGRIFHAPFLSTNPGFTFKAVVERHEKKAGKVYPDVISYDTVDELLNDAEIELIIVNTPNNTHFDYATRALNAGKHVLIEKPAAVTSAEVKALFDLGRQLGLNVMIYHNRRYDSGFISVKKVIESGRLGELIEVHFRLDRYRMPIGVKQFKETKETPGNGLTYDLGAHLVDNAISIFGRPLSYVKTTAIHRPGSQVDDYFHIHLSYPNQLNVYLTSGLLIAEHLPGFVVHGTLGSFVKLRTDVQEAQLDAGIMPDAAGFGVEPEGSEGKLVLMGVDNEKTVEWVPSDKGNYNGLFDAVYHTIRENALFPITEEDIAWQIELLES from the coding sequence ATGTCAACAAAACCAATAGTAACCGGGCTTATGGCCTATGGTATGTCGGGCCGTATCTTTCACGCGCCGTTTTTATCAACAAACCCTGGCTTCACATTTAAAGCTGTAGTAGAACGCCATGAAAAAAAGGCGGGGAAAGTATATCCTGATGTAATTAGCTACGATACCGTGGATGAACTGCTGAATGATGCTGAAATTGAGTTGATAATTGTTAATACACCAAACAATACCCACTTTGACTACGCCACGCGGGCATTAAATGCGGGCAAACATGTGCTGATTGAAAAACCGGCAGCAGTTACTTCGGCCGAAGTGAAGGCACTATTTGATTTGGGCAGGCAGCTTGGTTTAAATGTAATGATTTACCACAACCGCCGTTATGATAGTGGTTTCATCTCTGTAAAAAAGGTGATTGAAAGTGGTCGCCTTGGCGAACTAATAGAGGTGCATTTCAGGCTCGACAGGTACCGTATGCCTATCGGTGTAAAACAATTTAAGGAAACTAAAGAAACGCCTGGTAATGGCTTAACTTACGATTTGGGGGCGCACCTGGTTGACAATGCCATTAGTATTTTTGGCCGGCCGTTAAGTTATGTAAAAACAACAGCCATCCACCGGCCGGGATCGCAGGTAGATGATTATTTTCATATTCACTTAAGTTACCCCAACCAATTAAACGTTTATCTAACGTCGGGCCTGTTGATTGCCGAACATTTGCCGGGTTTTGTTGTACATGGCACATTGGGCAGTTTTGTAAAGCTGCGTACTGATGTGCAGGAGGCGCAACTTGACGCCGGAATAATGCCGGATGCAGCAGGTTTTGGTGTTGAACCTGAAGGTAGCGAGGGTAAACTGGTGTTGATGGGAGTTGATAATGAAAAAACTGTAGAGTGGGTTCCGTCAGATAAAGGTAATTATAATGGTTTATTTGATGCCGTGTATCATACTATACGCGAAAATGCGTTATTCCCCATAACCGAAGAGGATATAGCCTGGCAGATAGAATTGCTGGAAAGCTAA
- a CDS encoding TlpA family protein disulfide reductase codes for MKRICLLLCLIVAAGCSQAQTMPANSKIAPYHILTTDSVYVTPADLKKNKPVMVIYFSPDCSHCQHLMYDLKPELDKLKGVQIVMITFVNQLKAIQVFQRDFDLAKYHNIIIGTEGYTYVVQRYYHVQTTPYIAIYDKNGKLAQAYDKVPKIPVLMDAIKKV; via the coding sequence ATGAAAAGAATATGTTTGTTGCTTTGCCTTATTGTAGCTGCCGGCTGTAGTCAGGCGCAAACCATGCCTGCCAATAGCAAAATTGCACCATACCACATATTAACTACCGACAGCGTTTATGTTACGCCTGCCGACCTGAAAAAAAACAAGCCGGTGATGGTGATTTATTTTTCGCCAGATTGCAGCCATTGCCAGCACCTGATGTATGATTTAAAGCCCGAACTGGATAAGTTAAAAGGGGTGCAAATTGTAATGATCACTTTTGTGAACCAGCTAAAGGCTATACAGGTGTTTCAGCGCGATTTTGATTTGGCTAAATATCATAACATCATTATAGGTACCGAGGGATATACCTACGTAGTACAGCGTTATTACCACGTGCAAACCACGCCGTACATTGCCATTTATGATAAAAACGGAAAACTTGCACAGGCTTATGATAAGGTTCCAAAAATTCCGGTGCTGATGGATGCCATTAAGAAAGTGTAA
- a CDS encoding transglutaminase family protein produces MPDFKIQHITKYSYEGMVRDSANQIVLYPIKDEYQDVTHHELNITGNPVVDTHIDYYGNEIGSFTYSEPHSVMVINSKLSVTTRQRPLPVTDIFPDQQWEYLKHIQYMVPYIDFLKQEYFEGLPELQVIVEQERAHDDTPFQIALRFCGYVYQNFEYIKGVTTVETTLDEVWKLKAGVCQDFAHILMVMLRLLKIPARYVSGYICTNSSTMRGEGATHAWAEAYIPDYGWLGIDPTNNCIANETHVRLAVGRNFSDCSPVKGVYKGTSGHKLEVAVSVDDDESTFTSIDDKAHHDNAIEHRATDNTAKNSYQRYMEIIQQQQQQQQQ; encoded by the coding sequence ATGCCCGACTTTAAGATACAGCATATTACCAAATACAGTTACGAAGGAATGGTACGCGACAGTGCCAATCAGATTGTTCTTTATCCTATTAAGGACGAATACCAGGATGTAACACACCACGAGTTGAATATAACCGGCAACCCGGTGGTAGATACTCATATTGATTACTATGGTAACGAAATAGGTAGTTTTACTTATAGCGAGCCACATTCGGTAATGGTTATCAATTCAAAATTAAGTGTAACCACCAGACAGCGGCCATTACCTGTTACAGATATTTTCCCTGACCAACAGTGGGAATATCTTAAGCACATCCAATACATGGTGCCTTATATTGACTTTTTGAAACAGGAATATTTTGAAGGCCTTCCCGAACTGCAGGTTATTGTTGAGCAGGAGCGCGCTCATGATGATACACCATTCCAGATAGCGCTTCGCTTTTGCGGCTACGTATACCAAAACTTTGAATATATTAAAGGAGTAACCACTGTTGAAACTACGCTTGATGAAGTGTGGAAATTAAAAGCCGGTGTTTGCCAGGATTTTGCACACATTTTGATGGTAATGCTGCGCCTGCTAAAAATACCTGCACGCTACGTGAGCGGTTATATTTGTACCAATAGCAGTACCATGCGGGGCGAAGGCGCCACTCATGCCTGGGCCGAAGCCTACATCCCGGACTATGGCTGGCTGGGTATCGATCCTACCAATAACTGCATAGCCAATGAAACCCATGTGCGTTTGGCCGTTGGCCGTAATTTTTCAGATTGTTCGCCGGTAAAAGGTGTTTACAAAGGCACATCCGGGCATAAGCTTGAAGTTGCTGTTAGTGTAGATGATGACGAGAGTACTTTTACAAGTATTGATGATAAAGCCCACCATGATAATGCCATAGAGCATCGTGCAACCGATAATACAGCTAAAAACAGTTATCAAAGGTATATGGAGATTATTCAGCAGCAGCAGCAACAACAGCAACAGTAG
- a CDS encoding alpha-E domain-containing protein, translating into MLSRVAASFYWLSRYIERSDGMLRMLKINYASSQDTVQEFTWEPVIRIFAGIKETEIEKLENDSRAVLKYMVTGKNNPNSILNIITLARENARGVQEHISKDLWQCLNEYYHTVKDSRLERSLQREDPIGVLDILIKQVMLYYGTAEITMERGEGRSFMNIGKYLERAIQSVDILDTKFSSVSDNPDLLTDTTYWKHLLLSLGGYELYLKTYREGFEAENVLEQVALNNDFPRSVIYSVNNIHRYFDRLKNDSNVDTFREMSFQIGRLQSRIKYSSVKSIRDEGLHLFLTQTRKELYGIGNSLNEYYFANS; encoded by the coding sequence ATGTTAAGCAGGGTTGCAGCAAGTTTTTATTGGTTAAGTCGTTACATTGAGCGCAGCGATGGGATGCTGCGGATGCTCAAAATTAATTATGCCTCATCGCAGGATACTGTACAGGAATTTACCTGGGAGCCGGTGATCAGGATTTTTGCCGGAATTAAAGAGACGGAAATTGAAAAACTGGAGAATGACAGCCGGGCGGTTTTAAAATACATGGTTACGGGCAAAAACAACCCTAACTCGATACTGAACATTATAACACTGGCAAGGGAAAATGCCAGGGGCGTGCAGGAACACATCTCAAAGGACCTTTGGCAGTGCCTTAACGAATACTATCACACCGTAAAAGATTCGCGCCTGGAGCGCTCCCTGCAGCGCGAGGACCCTATTGGGGTGCTTGATATATTAATAAAACAGGTAATGCTTTATTACGGTACGGCAGAAATTACGATGGAGCGTGGCGAAGGCCGAAGCTTTATGAATATTGGCAAATACCTGGAGCGGGCTATACAATCGGTAGATATTTTGGATACTAAATTCAGTTCGGTAAGCGACAACCCCGACTTGCTGACAGATACCACCTACTGGAAACATCTTTTGCTGTCATTAGGCGGATATGAACTTTACCTGAAAACCTATCGTGAGGGGTTTGAGGCAGAAAACGTACTGGAGCAGGTGGCATTAAATAACGATTTCCCCCGCTCGGTTATTTACTCGGTAAACAATATACACCGTTATTTTGACAGGTTGAAAAACGACAGCAACGTAGATACCTTCCGCGAAATGTCGTTCCAGATAGGCAGGTTGCAAAGCCGGATCAAGTACAGTTCGGTAAAGAGCATCCGCGATGAGGGGCTGCATTTATTTTTGACACAAACCAGGAAAGAACTTTATGGGATAGGTAACTCATTAAACGAATATTACTTTGCAAACTCATAA
- a CDS encoding circularly permuted type 2 ATP-grasp protein, translating into MQESAYFDKYNPIGGVWDEMYGLDNNVREHYRKVIEYISQESADDLNKKEELAKRLFMSQGITFTVYNSGEGIEKIFPFDIIPRIITASEWAFVEKGIKQRLTALNHFLKDIYNNQFIVKDGIVPIDIIYSCPHFLREMYQLKVPYDIYVHISGIDLIRDEDGTFYVLEDNLRTPSGVSYMLENREITKRLFPDLLPQCGVRSVTEYPTILYKNLLALSPRQISNPTIVLLSPGIYNSAYFEHTTLARLMGVELVEGRDLVVNNHKVYMKTTTGLQQVDVIYRRVDDEYLDPLVFNPASMLGVAGIMGAYRKGNVAIVNAIGTGVADDKAVYVYVPDMIRYYLNEEPILKNVPTHQLGNPDEREHVFKNLNKMVVKKTNGSGGYGMLMGHAASEEEIEEYKKEILKDPRNFIAQPTISLSAAPCYMQGSLKPRRIDLRPYALYGPDGIEIVPGGLTRVALKEGSLVVNSSQGGGSKDTWVLA; encoded by the coding sequence ATGCAGGAATCAGCTTATTTTGATAAATATAACCCAATAGGTGGTGTTTGGGACGAAATGTATGGCCTGGATAACAATGTTCGTGAACATTACCGCAAGGTAATTGAATATATTTCGCAGGAATCGGCCGACGATCTGAACAAAAAAGAAGAGTTGGCCAAACGTCTTTTTATGAGCCAGGGTATTACCTTTACGGTGTACAACAGCGGCGAAGGCATTGAGAAAATCTTCCCCTTTGATATTATTCCGCGCATTATTACCGCCAGCGAATGGGCTTTTGTTGAAAAAGGTATTAAGCAGCGCCTTACCGCGCTAAACCATTTCCTGAAGGATATTTACAATAACCAGTTTATTGTAAAGGATGGCATTGTGCCCATAGATATCATTTACTCGTGCCCGCACTTTTTGCGCGAGATGTACCAACTGAAGGTGCCTTATGATATTTATGTACATATCTCGGGCATCGATCTTATCCGGGACGAAGACGGTACTTTTTATGTGCTGGAAGATAACCTGCGCACCCCATCAGGCGTGAGTTATATGCTGGAAAACCGCGAAATAACCAAACGCTTATTTCCGGATTTGTTGCCCCAATGCGGCGTACGTAGTGTTACCGAGTATCCAACCATATTGTATAAAAACTTGCTGGCGTTATCGCCACGACAAATCTCAAATCCCACTATCGTGCTGTTAAGCCCGGGTATTTATAACTCGGCTTATTTTGAGCATACCACCCTGGCCCGCCTGATGGGTGTTGAACTGGTGGAAGGGCGCGACCTGGTTGTAAATAACCATAAGGTTTATATGAAAACCACTACCGGGCTGCAGCAGGTAGATGTAATTTATCGCCGGGTGGATGATGAGTATTTAGATCCGCTGGTGTTTAATCCTGCAAGTATGCTGGGTGTAGCAGGCATTATGGGTGCTTACCGCAAAGGTAATGTAGCCATTGTAAATGCTATTGGTACCGGCGTGGCTGATGATAAAGCGGTTTATGTATATGTGCCAGATATGATACGGTATTACCTGAACGAAGAGCCAATCCTGAAAAACGTACCTACCCATCAGTTAGGCAACCCCGACGAACGCGAGCATGTGTTTAAAAACCTGAATAAAATGGTAGTTAAAAAAACCAACGGCAGCGGCGGTTATGGCATGCTGATGGGCCATGCGGCATCGGAGGAAGAAATAGAAGAATACAAAAAAGAAATACTGAAAGATCCCCGTAATTTTATAGCACAACCAACCATCAGTCTTTCGGCGGCACCATGTTACATGCAGGGCTCATTAAAGCCACGCCGCATAGATTTAAGGCCTTACGCATTGTACGGCCCCGATGGTATTGAGATTGTACCCGGCGGATTAACCCGTGTGGCTTTAAAAGAAGGCTCATTGGTAGTTAACAGTTCGCAGGGTGGGGGAAGTAAAGATACATGGGTGCTGGCGTAA